The following coding sequences lie in one Streptomyces xiamenensis genomic window:
- a CDS encoding MDR family MFS transporter has protein sequence MTAQPATPADAGPPPPPEPETRSRAALWLSLGTLMLGLFLAALDQTIVATALPTIVSDLGGLNHLSWVVTAYLLASTAGTPLWGKLGDQWGRKKLFQLAIVIFLIGSALCGLAQNMGELIAFRFFQGLGGGGLIALSMAIVGDLVPPRDRGRYQGLFGAVFGATSVLGPLLGGFFVDRLSWRWVFYINVPVGAVALVVIALVLHLPARRRRHTIDYAGTFLVAAVATCLVLIASLGGSTWAWASWQIAGVAVLGLVCLALFIRVEGRAAEPVLPLSLFRIRTFSLCCGIAFIVGFAMFGAITYLPTFLQVVKGISPTLSGVHLLPMVLGLLFTSTLSGQLISHTGHWRIYPIIGTAVTALGLILLHNLSPSSGTWETSLYFLVFGMGIGGVLQVMVLAVQNAVGYENLGVGTAGVTFFRSIGAAFGVAVFGTVFTRLLGDKLSADLRGVAPPPGVSRDTLLHDPRGIALLPDGLRVNVLHSYSSAITSVFLYAVPVMAIGFVLAWLLREEPLRRSVQAPDAAQTVPPTPVVRSSHDECLRALSKLGSYAGRREVYEKVARRSGTGLEPAACWLLLRIHRDGRAEPALLADRHGVPVEVITRAARTLEERGEAVREGLDLHATTRGRATTAALVRAQEEELASLLGDWWGPGRPHDLEVLVRELSAELGAANGDWPGGEHR, from the coding sequence ATGACGGCGCAGCCCGCGACACCCGCCGATGCCGGCCCTCCACCGCCGCCCGAGCCGGAGACCCGCTCCCGTGCCGCTCTGTGGCTCTCGCTCGGCACCCTCATGCTCGGGCTGTTCCTCGCGGCCCTGGACCAGACGATCGTGGCCACCGCCCTGCCGACCATCGTCAGCGACCTCGGGGGCCTGAACCACCTCTCCTGGGTGGTCACCGCCTACCTCCTCGCCTCCACCGCCGGTACGCCGCTGTGGGGCAAGCTCGGGGACCAGTGGGGCCGCAAGAAGCTGTTCCAGCTGGCCATCGTGATCTTCCTGATCGGCTCCGCGCTGTGCGGCCTCGCGCAGAACATGGGCGAGCTGATCGCCTTCCGCTTCTTCCAGGGTCTGGGCGGCGGCGGGCTGATCGCCCTGTCGATGGCGATCGTCGGCGACCTCGTACCGCCCCGGGACCGTGGCCGCTACCAGGGCCTGTTCGGCGCCGTCTTCGGCGCCACCAGCGTGCTCGGCCCGCTGCTGGGCGGCTTCTTCGTCGACCGGCTCTCCTGGCGCTGGGTCTTCTACATCAACGTCCCCGTCGGCGCCGTCGCCCTCGTGGTGATCGCCCTCGTGCTGCACCTCCCGGCCCGCCGCAGGCGCCACACCATCGACTACGCGGGTACCTTCCTCGTCGCCGCCGTCGCCACCTGCCTGGTGCTGATCGCCTCGCTCGGCGGCTCCACCTGGGCCTGGGCCTCCTGGCAGATCGCCGGCGTCGCCGTCCTCGGCCTCGTCTGCCTCGCCCTGTTCATCCGGGTCGAGGGGCGCGCCGCCGAACCCGTCCTGCCGCTGTCCCTCTTCCGCATCCGCACCTTCTCGCTGTGCTGCGGCATCGCGTTCATCGTGGGCTTCGCGATGTTCGGCGCGATCACCTACCTGCCCACCTTCCTCCAGGTGGTGAAGGGCATCTCGCCGACCCTCTCAGGGGTCCATCTGCTGCCGATGGTGCTGGGCCTGCTGTTCACCTCGACCCTCTCGGGGCAGCTCATCAGCCACACCGGCCACTGGAGGATCTACCCGATCATCGGCACCGCGGTCACCGCGCTCGGGCTGATCCTGCTCCACAACCTCAGCCCCTCCAGCGGCACCTGGGAGACGAGCCTGTACTTCCTCGTCTTCGGCATGGGCATCGGCGGCGTGCTCCAGGTGATGGTGCTGGCCGTCCAGAACGCCGTGGGGTACGAGAACCTCGGCGTCGGCACCGCCGGGGTGACCTTCTTCCGCTCCATCGGCGCCGCCTTCGGCGTGGCGGTGTTCGGCACCGTCTTCACACGACTGCTCGGCGACAAGCTCAGCGCCGATCTGCGCGGCGTCGCGCCGCCGCCCGGCGTCAGCCGCGACACGCTGCTCCACGACCCGCGCGGCATCGCCCTGCTCCCCGACGGGCTGCGCGTCAACGTCCTGCACTCCTACTCCTCCGCGATCACCAGCGTGTTCCTGTACGCGGTGCCGGTGATGGCGATCGGCTTCGTGCTGGCCTGGCTGCTGCGCGAGGAACCCCTGCGGCGCAGCGTGCAGGCGCCGGACGCGGCACAGACGGTACCGCCGACCCCGGTGGTGCGTTCCTCGCACGACGAGTGCCTGCGCGCGCTGTCCAAGCTCGGCAGTTACGCGGGGCGGCGCGAGGTGTACGAGAAAGTGGCCCGCCGTTCGGGCACCGGCCTGGAACCGGCGGCCTGCTGGCTGCTGCTGCGCATCCACCGCGACGGCCGGGCCGAGCCCGCGCTGCTCGCGGACCGGCACGGGGTCCCGGTCGAGGTCATCACGCGGGCCGCCCGCACCCTGGAGGAGCGCGGCGAGGCGGTGCGGGAGGGCCTGGATCTGCACGCCACGACGCGGGGGCGGGCGACGACCGCCGCGCTGGTGCGGGCCCAGGAGGAGGAACTCGCCTCACTGCTGGGCGACTGGTGGGGTCCGGGCCGCCCGCACGATCTGGAGGTGCTGGTGCGCGAGCTGTCGGCCGAGCTGGGGGCGGCGAACGGCGACTGGCCGGGAGGTGAACACCGATGA